From one Phaeobacter sp. G2 genomic stretch:
- a CDS encoding acyl-CoA dehydrogenase family protein: MSLITNSSAWAADEHKMFADSTRKLFDAEMAPNIEKWAEQGIVDRDFWKTVGQQGVMGGSIAEEYGGFGGGIGFDAITVYEQGRTGDTGWGYGIQSIVIHYINAYGSEEQKKKWLPKLVSGDSVAAIAMTEPGTGSDLQNVQTHAEKDGNHYKINGSKIFITNGHTADLVVVVAKTDRNAGAKGVSLIVLETEDAEGFRRGRNLKKLGMKGSDTAELFFEDVRVPTANLLGPEEGQGFYQLMKQLPWERLMIGVTALGFIDFAIDETVKYVQDRKAFGNRIMDFQNTRFKLAECKTKAELLRTFVNDGLVRLEKGELDAATASMAKWWGSQTQNEVMHECLQLHGGYGFMMEYPIARLYADSRVQMIYGGTNEIMKELIARSMDV; the protein is encoded by the coding sequence ATGTCTCTGATTACGAATAGTTCGGCCTGGGCCGCAGATGAACATAAGATGTTCGCGGATAGCACACGCAAGCTTTTCGATGCCGAAATGGCTCCAAACATCGAAAAATGGGCGGAGCAGGGCATTGTTGACCGCGACTTCTGGAAAACAGTCGGTCAACAGGGTGTCATGGGTGGCTCGATTGCCGAAGAATATGGCGGGTTCGGTGGCGGCATCGGGTTCGATGCGATTACCGTTTACGAGCAAGGGCGCACCGGTGACACGGGTTGGGGCTATGGCATCCAGTCCATCGTAATCCATTATATCAACGCCTATGGCAGCGAAGAACAGAAGAAAAAGTGGTTGCCGAAGCTGGTCAGCGGCGACAGTGTCGCGGCGATCGCGATGACCGAGCCAGGAACGGGCTCTGACCTCCAGAACGTCCAGACCCATGCGGAAAAGGATGGCAACCATTACAAGATCAACGGCTCGAAGATCTTCATCACCAACGGACATACAGCCGATCTGGTTGTCGTCGTGGCAAAGACCGACCGTAACGCTGGCGCCAAGGGCGTTTCGCTGATCGTTCTGGAAACCGAGGACGCCGAAGGCTTTCGTAGGGGACGGAACCTGAAGAAGTTGGGCATGAAGGGATCGGATACGGCTGAGTTGTTCTTCGAGGATGTGCGCGTGCCTACGGCGAACCTGCTTGGCCCGGAAGAAGGGCAAGGTTTCTACCAGTTGATGAAGCAGCTCCCTTGGGAACGGCTGATGATTGGCGTTACCGCGCTAGGCTTCATTGACTTTGCCATCGATGAAACTGTGAAATATGTACAGGACCGCAAGGCATTTGGTAACCGCATCATGGATTTCCAGAACACACGCTTCAAATTGGCGGAATGCAAGACCAAGGCCGAATTGCTGCGCACCTTCGTCAATGACGGGCTCGTGCGCCTCGAAAAGGGCGAACTTGATGCGGCCACGGCCTCGATGGCGAAATGGTGGGGCAGCCAGACGCAAAACGAGGTCATGCATGAATGCCTGCAACTGCACGGCGGTTATGGTTTCATGATGGAATACCCGATCGCGCGCCTTTATGCCGACAGCCGGGTCCAGATGATCTATGGCGGCACCAACGAGATCATGAAGGAACTGATCGCACGTTCGATGGATGTTTGA
- a CDS encoding acetyl-CoA C-acyltransferase family protein yields MKDIVVLDGVRTAIGTFGGSLSGTSPIELGSIVAKEALARSGVEGKQVGNVVFGHVINTEPRDMYLSRAASIAAGVPEKAPAMNVNRLCGSGLQAIVSAAQSLMLGDATMALAGGSESMSRSPYIVPAIRWGQKMGDTGATDMMLGALNCPFGTGHMGVTAENVAAEYDITREAQDAFALQSQERALNALKEGYFKSQIVPVEVKVKRNTASFDTDEHPKASTVEMLGKLRPAFQKDGTVTAGNASGLNDGAAAVVLATADAASDAGLKPRARLLGYHVAGVRPDIMGIGPIPAVEGLLKRTGLTISDFDVIESNEAFAAQALAVSKTLGLDGNKVNPNGGAIALGHPIGASGAIIFVKALYELERTGAKRALITMCIGGGQGIALAIEAI; encoded by the coding sequence ATGAAAGATATCGTAGTATTGGATGGTGTGCGAACAGCCATCGGAACCTTTGGCGGCTCTCTTTCGGGCACGTCTCCGATCGAACTGGGTAGCATAGTGGCGAAAGAGGCGCTTGCGCGTTCAGGTGTCGAAGGCAAGCAGGTTGGAAACGTTGTTTTTGGCCATGTTATTAACACAGAGCCGCGCGACATGTATCTTAGCCGCGCGGCGTCTATTGCCGCTGGCGTGCCAGAAAAGGCGCCCGCAATGAACGTCAATCGGCTCTGCGGTTCTGGGCTACAGGCTATTGTGTCAGCGGCGCAGTCGCTGATGCTGGGTGATGCAACAATGGCTCTTGCCGGTGGCAGCGAAAGCATGAGCCGCTCGCCCTATATCGTGCCAGCCATTCGCTGGGGGCAGAAAATGGGTGACACGGGTGCAACTGACATGATGCTCGGCGCGTTGAACTGTCCGTTTGGCACCGGGCATATGGGCGTAACAGCGGAAAACGTCGCCGCCGAATACGACATCACGCGCGAAGCTCAGGATGCGTTTGCCCTTCAAAGCCAGGAGCGCGCTCTGAACGCGCTCAAAGAGGGGTATTTCAAATCCCAGATCGTTCCCGTCGAGGTCAAGGTCAAACGCAACACTGCTTCTTTTGACACCGATGAACACCCCAAGGCGAGCACAGTTGAAATGCTCGGCAAACTGCGTCCGGCCTTCCAGAAGGATGGCACCGTGACGGCGGGGAATGCTTCGGGTCTCAATGATGGGGCCGCCGCAGTTGTGCTGGCCACGGCAGATGCTGCATCAGATGCAGGGTTGAAACCGCGCGCACGCCTGCTTGGATATCATGTTGCAGGAGTACGCCCGGACATCATGGGAATCGGGCCAATTCCGGCTGTCGAAGGACTTTTGAAACGTACAGGCCTGACAATTTCTGATTTCGACGTCATCGAGTCAAACGAAGCCTTCGCGGCTCAGGCTTTGGCCGTGAGTAAAACTCTTGGTCTGGATGGCAACAAGGTGAACCCCAACGGCGGCGCAATTGCTCTCGGACATCCTATCGGGGCGTCGGGGGCCATAATCTTTGTCAAAGCGCTCTACGAGCTGGAGCGTACCGGCGCAAAACGCGCGCTGATTACCATGTGTATCGGTGGTGGGCAGGGGATTGCCCTAGCCATAGAAGCCATATGA
- a CDS encoding FAD-binding protein: MAVLLLAEVTNGELAIDATAKAVTAAKALGDVTVLCAGASAAAAGDAAAMIDGVAKVLVAEDASLGHRMAEPTAALIVSLAGDYSHIVAPATTDAKNVMPRVAALLDVMVISDASGVVDADTFERPIYAGNAVQTVKSLDTTKVITFRTSTFDAAGEGGSAAVETIGAADNPGLSEWVEDKVAASDRPELTSAGVVVSGGRGVGSEEDFALIEKLADKLGAAVGASRAAVDSGYAPNDWQVGQTGKVVAPELYVAVGISGAIQHLAGMKDSKIIVAINKDEEAPIFQVADFGLVADLFEAVPALTDAL; this comes from the coding sequence ATGGCTGTTCTTCTTCTCGCAGAAGTCACCAATGGTGAACTGGCAATCGACGCAACCGCCAAGGCCGTGACCGCGGCCAAGGCCCTGGGCGATGTGACCGTTCTGTGCGCGGGCGCCTCTGCTGCTGCCGCAGGCGACGCCGCCGCCATGATCGACGGTGTGGCTAAGGTTCTGGTCGCCGAAGACGCATCGCTGGGTCACCGCATGGCGGAACCCACCGCCGCGCTGATCGTGTCGCTGGCCGGTGACTATTCGCACATCGTGGCACCCGCCACGACCGACGCCAAGAACGTCATGCCGCGCGTTGCTGCGCTGCTGGACGTGATGGTGATTTCGGACGCCTCTGGCGTTGTCGATGCAGACACGTTCGAACGCCCTATCTATGCCGGCAACGCCGTGCAAACCGTCAAATCTTTGGATACGACCAAGGTCATCACCTTCCGCACCTCGACCTTTGATGCCGCTGGCGAAGGCGGCTCGGCCGCAGTCGAAACCATCGGTGCTGCCGACAACCCCGGCCTGTCCGAATGGGTCGAAGACAAGGTTGCCGCATCGGACCGCCCCGAGCTGACCTCGGCCGGCGTGGTCGTGTCCGGTGGCCGTGGCGTCGGATCTGAAGAGGATTTTGCCCTGATCGAGAAGCTGGCTGACAAGCTGGGCGCCGCCGTTGGGGCTTCGCGCGCTGCTGTCGACTCGGGCTACGCCCCGAACGACTGGCAGGTGGGTCAAACCGGCAAGGTTGTTGCCCCCGAACTGTATGTCGCCGTTGGCATCTCGGGCGCCATCCAACACCTGGCTGGCATGAAGGACTCGAAGATCATCGTCGCGATCAACAAGGACGAAGAAGCACCGATTTTCCAGGTTGCTGACTTCGGCCTGGTCGCCGACCTGTTCGAGGCCGTCCCGGCCCTGACTGACGCACTGTAA
- a CDS encoding electron transfer flavoprotein subunit beta/FixA family protein: MKVLVPVKRVIDYNVKVRVKADGSGVDLANVKMSMNPFDEIAVEEAIRLKEAGKAEEIVVVSIGVKQAQETLRTALAMGADRAILVVAADDVHTDIEPLAVAKILAKVVEEEQPGLVLAGKQAIDNDMNATGQMLSAILGWSQATFASEMGIDGDSAVVTREVDGGLQTIKVKMPAIVTVDLRLNEPRYASLPNIMKAKKKPLDEKTADDYGVDVTPRLEIVKTSEPAARAAGIMVGSVDELVAKLKEAGAV; this comes from the coding sequence ATGAAGGTACTCGTGCCTGTGAAGCGCGTGATCGACTACAACGTGAAGGTTCGTGTCAAAGCGGACGGAAGCGGTGTCGATCTGGCCAACGTTAAGATGTCGATGAACCCTTTCGACGAAATCGCCGTCGAAGAGGCGATTCGCCTGAAAGAGGCCGGCAAGGCCGAAGAAATCGTCGTGGTTTCCATTGGCGTCAAACAGGCGCAGGAAACCCTGCGCACTGCGCTGGCCATGGGTGCGGATCGTGCCATTCTGGTGGTTGCCGCCGATGATGTGCACACCGACATCGAGCCGCTGGCCGTCGCGAAAATCCTGGCCAAGGTGGTCGAGGAAGAGCAGCCCGGTCTGGTTCTGGCGGGCAAACAGGCCATTGACAACGACATGAACGCCACCGGCCAGATGCTGTCGGCGATCCTCGGTTGGAGCCAGGCGACCTTTGCCTCGGAAATGGGCATCGATGGCGACAGTGCCGTCGTGACCCGCGAAGTTGACGGCGGCCTGCAGACCATCAAGGTCAAGATGCCCGCGATCGTCACTGTGGACCTGCGCCTGAACGAGCCGCGCTATGCGTCGCTGCCCAACATCATGAAGGCCAAGAAAAAGCCGCTGGATGAGAAAACCGCCGATGATTACGGCGTTGATGTCACGCCGCGTCTGGAAATCGTCAAAACCTCCGAGCCCGCGGCACGCGCGGCCGGTATCATGGTCGGCTCGGTGGACGAGCTGGTCGCAAAACTCAAAGAAGCGGGGGCTGTGTAA
- a CDS encoding enoyl-CoA hydratase/isomerase family protein, giving the protein MTELIRLDRDGPVGILRFLQPTKRNPYSIGFVEELVALLREAERDATIRVVVMTGGDHFSSGGDLVGFQSEIAKGARATSEMVDLVHDGGRAAYLFRKPLISAVCGVAFGAGLSLALSADIVVAAEDARLCEVFARVGGCPDTGSSWLLQQRAGAGVARMLVLTGREIDGRTARDLRVVEECVPANQVEVRALEIAREIATHPMFGVQTAKRVMRAAAECSYLEALDIERDAQSVLLCAHDFPEAMKAFSEKRTPEFKDR; this is encoded by the coding sequence ATGACTGAGCTTATTCGCCTGGACAGGGATGGCCCTGTCGGAATCCTGCGGTTTCTTCAGCCGACAAAACGCAACCCTTACAGCATCGGGTTCGTCGAAGAACTGGTGGCGCTTCTGCGCGAAGCCGAACGGGACGCTACGATCCGTGTCGTTGTCATGACCGGCGGCGATCATTTCAGCAGCGGCGGCGATCTTGTCGGGTTTCAGTCCGAGATCGCCAAAGGCGCGCGGGCGACGTCGGAAATGGTGGACCTGGTTCACGATGGCGGACGCGCGGCCTATCTGTTTCGCAAACCTCTGATTTCCGCGGTATGCGGCGTGGCTTTTGGCGCGGGCCTCAGCCTGGCCTTGTCGGCGGATATTGTCGTTGCCGCCGAAGATGCCCGGCTGTGCGAAGTATTTGCACGCGTCGGCGGTTGTCCCGACACGGGATCAAGCTGGCTGCTTCAGCAGCGCGCCGGTGCGGGCGTTGCCCGGATGCTTGTGCTCACGGGCCGTGAAATCGACGGGCGCACCGCCAGGGACCTGCGCGTTGTCGAAGAATGCGTGCCGGCCAACCAGGTCGAGGTACGGGCGCTGGAAATTGCCCGCGAGATTGCAACGCACCCGATGTTTGGCGTTCAGACCGCCAAGCGTGTGATGCGCGCCGCAGCCGAGTGCAGCTATCTCGAGGCGCTGGATATCGAGCGCGATGCCCAAAGCGTTTTGCTGTGCGCGCATGACTTTCCCGAGGCCATGAAAGCGTTTTCGGAAAAAAGAACTCCAGAATTCAAAGACCGTTAG
- a CDS encoding enoyl-CoA hydratase-related protein: MSPIDVKIEDGIATVCINRPERKNALSVAATNGLTDAWEKIEADDSVRVAILTSADCGVFSAGLDLKEATQIARDEGVDILTKMRDPFHETMRACKKPIIAAMTGSLMAGGMMLTLNCDLRVGLKGTKVGITEVKIGRGSPWASPALSMLPQPILMEIVLTGDLMPIERLHEYGFTNYIEDTPDAVRARAFDLAKRIASAAPLSVVAAKGSVRATMDLGCAGGLKEGKRLHEVVYASNDAIEGPKAFAEKRAPVWTGT, translated from the coding sequence ATGAGCCCCATTGACGTGAAGATCGAAGACGGAATTGCGACCGTCTGTATCAACCGGCCCGAACGTAAAAACGCGCTTTCCGTGGCGGCGACGAACGGGCTGACCGATGCTTGGGAAAAGATCGAGGCGGATGACAGCGTTCGTGTGGCCATTCTGACTTCTGCCGATTGCGGCGTTTTCAGCGCCGGACTGGATCTGAAGGAAGCCACACAAATCGCACGCGACGAGGGTGTCGATATTCTGACCAAGATGCGCGACCCGTTTCACGAGACCATGCGCGCCTGCAAGAAACCGATCATCGCGGCGATGACAGGGTCGCTGATGGCGGGCGGCATGATGCTGACCTTGAATTGCGATCTGCGGGTCGGTCTCAAGGGGACCAAGGTCGGTATCACCGAAGTAAAGATCGGTCGTGGATCGCCTTGGGCATCGCCAGCATTGTCCATGCTGCCGCAGCCCATCCTTATGGAAATAGTTCTGACCGGCGACTTGATGCCGATCGAGCGCCTGCACGAATACGGGTTCACCAACTATATCGAAGACACTCCCGATGCTGTCCGCGCACGGGCCTTCGACCTTGCCAAACGCATTGCCAGCGCGGCCCCGCTGTCGGTTGTTGCCGCGAAAGGCAGTGTTCGCGCAACCATGGATCTGGGCTGTGCCGGTGGCCTGAAAGAGGGCAAGCGCCTGCACGAGGTGGTTTACGCCAGCAACGACGCGATTGAAGGCCCAAAGGCCTTTGCTGAAAAGCGAGCACCCGTCTGGACCGGGACCTGA
- a CDS encoding ABC transporter substrate-binding protein yields the protein MKVKQHIKAVVLATALAASATVASAQDKEPIRFGLCFDLSKSYTFISPQVAQAAQDLAMYTNENGGIEGHPVEVIIRDHGNEPQRGVECYEQLKREGVFLFNFLSTPVTNAVLPRAMKDGNVLMQSFVGRGDAVDGEVFEWVFPVGPTYWQQAANDVAFIKGQMGGDLSKAKIGFIYLDYPFGQEPIEILKTLSEKEGFELELYPVPLPGSDQAGAWSKIRRDKPDYVISWLLAGGHVVASKEMRRNRFPIDRYLSVNWLNEVDIANIGAQEAKGILRGTNVAGGQEVPIVKTMLDTYYANGKGSGPESLVRDVYYNTGMAIYSAGFEAARIAITENGWPITPESMKNAYESIEDFDGNGIMAPVTVTDKDHGGGGKTRVEQWNGETWVPLTDWSADYLDVVWDVIKHSSATFTVE from the coding sequence ATGAAAGTCAAACAGCACATTAAGGCAGTGGTACTTGCTACTGCGCTGGCAGCAAGCGCGACTGTTGCCTCAGCGCAGGACAAGGAGCCGATCCGCTTCGGACTCTGCTTCGACCTCAGTAAATCCTACACGTTCATTTCGCCGCAGGTGGCCCAGGCCGCGCAGGACCTGGCGATGTACACCAACGAAAATGGCGGTATCGAAGGGCATCCGGTTGAAGTCATCATTCGCGATCACGGCAACGAACCGCAGCGCGGTGTGGAATGCTACGAGCAGCTCAAGCGCGAAGGCGTTTTCCTTTTCAATTTTCTGTCCACGCCGGTCACGAACGCGGTTCTGCCGCGTGCGATGAAGGACGGCAACGTGTTGATGCAGTCCTTTGTTGGCCGCGGTGACGCGGTGGACGGCGAAGTGTTCGAATGGGTTTTCCCGGTCGGTCCGACGTACTGGCAGCAGGCGGCAAATGACGTTGCCTTCATCAAGGGTCAGATGGGCGGTGACTTGAGCAAGGCGAAGATCGGGTTCATCTATCTGGATTATCCCTTTGGCCAGGAACCGATCGAGATCCTGAAAACGCTTTCCGAAAAGGAAGGGTTCGAACTGGAGCTGTATCCCGTGCCGCTTCCCGGGTCGGATCAGGCCGGCGCATGGAGCAAAATCCGCCGCGACAAGCCTGACTACGTGATCAGCTGGCTGCTGGCGGGCGGGCATGTGGTCGCCTCGAAGGAAATGCGCCGCAACCGTTTCCCGATCGACCGCTATCTGTCGGTGAACTGGCTGAACGAAGTTGATATCGCCAATATTGGCGCACAAGAGGCGAAAGGCATCCTGCGCGGGACCAACGTGGCCGGTGGCCAGGAAGTTCCGATCGTCAAGACGATGCTGGACACCTACTATGCCAATGGCAAGGGCAGCGGTCCCGAGAGCCTGGTGCGCGACGTGTACTACAACACGGGCATGGCGATCTACTCGGCCGGTTTCGAAGCCGCGCGGATCGCAATTACTGAAAACGGTTGGCCGATCACACCGGAAAGCATGAAGAATGCCTATGAATCGATCGAGGACTTCGATGGAAACGGCATCATGGCCCCGGTTACAGTGACCGACAAAGACCACGGTGGTGGCGGCAAGACTCGGGTCGAACAGTGGAATGGCGAAACCTGGGTTCCGCTGACCGACTGGAGCGCCGACTATCTCGACGTTGTTTGGGATGTCATCAAGCACAGCTCCGCGACGTTCACCGTCGAATAA
- a CDS encoding ABC transporter substrate-binding protein translates to MKKFTKALAVLSMFGGAVFSTQALAEPFKIGICYDLSKAYTFATPQVSQAAMDLAKLINMKGGIGGEPVEVIVRDHGNEPQRGIECYSKLSREGVFVFDTLSTPVSLAILPRAMEDGRILMQSLVGRGDAVDGTVFDWVYPIGPTYWGQAANDVAYIKQLHDGDLSDVKVGFVYFDYPFGQEPIEILETLSEKEGFELELYPVPLPGSDQAGVWSKVRRDKPDHVIVWMLGGAHVVASKEMKRNRIPMDKYISVNWLNEVDIANIGKEAAKGIKRGTNVVGGQDIALYQEIMAELYDKGEGSGPIEKTQDVFYNTGLAMYSIMFEAARKAAEAEGLPITPTSYKAGLESLEGYDANGLMAPVTVTAEDHGGGGKTRIEMWDGETWVPQTDWISAYTDVVWGVVKESSAKYEQ, encoded by the coding sequence ATGAAGAAATTTACCAAAGCGTTGGCTGTACTATCCATGTTCGGAGGAGCAGTGTTCAGCACCCAGGCGCTGGCCGAGCCATTCAAGATCGGCATCTGCTACGACCTCAGCAAAGCCTATACCTTTGCCACGCCGCAGGTTTCGCAGGCCGCGATGGACCTTGCCAAGCTCATCAACATGAAGGGCGGCATCGGTGGCGAACCGGTCGAAGTCATCGTGCGTGACCACGGGAACGAACCGCAGCGCGGAATCGAGTGCTACTCGAAACTCAGCCGCGAGGGCGTCTTTGTTTTCGATACCCTGTCCACTCCGGTGTCTCTGGCTATCCTGCCGCGGGCCATGGAAGACGGGCGTATCCTGATGCAGTCTCTTGTCGGGCGCGGCGATGCCGTTGATGGCACCGTCTTCGATTGGGTCTATCCGATCGGGCCGACCTATTGGGGACAGGCCGCCAACGATGTCGCCTACATCAAGCAATTGCATGACGGCGATCTGTCAGATGTGAAGGTCGGGTTTGTTTACTTCGATTATCCCTTCGGGCAGGAGCCGATCGAGATCCTGGAAACCCTGTCCGAGAAAGAGGGTTTCGAGCTTGAACTGTACCCCGTGCCACTGCCTGGCAGCGACCAGGCCGGCGTGTGGTCGAAGGTGCGCCGCGACAAGCCCGATCATGTGATCGTCTGGATGCTGGGCGGTGCCCATGTGGTTGCCTCGAAAGAGATGAAGCGCAATCGCATTCCGATGGACAAATACATCTCGGTCAACTGGCTGAACGAAGTCGATATCGCCAACATCGGTAAAGAGGCCGCCAAAGGTATCAAGCGCGGGACCAATGTCGTGGGCGGTCAGGATATTGCCCTGTATCAGGAAATCATGGCCGAGCTTTATGACAAGGGCGAGGGATCCGGCCCGATCGAGAAGACGCAGGACGTTTTCTACAACACCGGGCTGGCCATGTATTCGATCATGTTCGAAGCCGCGCGCAAGGCGGCGGAAGCCGAGGGGCTGCCGATCACTCCGACATCCTACAAGGCCGGACTGGAGTCGCTTGAGGGCTATGACGCGAACGGGCTGATGGCCCCCGTTACGGTGACGGCCGAAGATCATGGCGGCGGGGGCAAGACCCGTATCGAAATGTGGGACGGAGAGACTTGGGTGCCGCAAACCGACTGGATCTCTGCGTACACGGACGTTGTGTGGGGTGTGGTTAAAGAGAGTTCCGCGAAATACGAGCAGTGA
- a CDS encoding ABC transporter ATP-binding protein translates to MQEKVEAEHILSMNSVEVLYDNVMLAIKGVSVKVPKGEMIALLGSNGAGKSTTLKAISGLLKAERGRISRGEITFQGTEITEVLAQNRVGMGICHVIEGRRVFEHLTPDENLTAAAPRGMSRSALNAEKEKIYDYFPRLAERRNSQAGYLSGGEQQMLAIGRALVTQPKLLMLDEPSLGLAPFLVEEIFGILQKINQEEGVSVLLVEQNALAALEIVSQGYLIENGRVVMHGTAEALKSNSDIQEFYLGGGETDFHNVKHYSRRKRWLS, encoded by the coding sequence ATGCAAGAAAAAGTTGAAGCCGAGCACATTCTGTCCATGAACAGTGTCGAGGTGCTGTACGACAATGTAATGCTGGCGATCAAAGGTGTTTCGGTCAAGGTGCCAAAAGGCGAGATGATCGCGCTCTTGGGCTCGAACGGCGCGGGCAAAAGCACCACGTTGAAAGCGATCAGCGGTCTTCTGAAGGCAGAGCGCGGACGCATCAGCCGAGGTGAAATAACCTTCCAGGGAACAGAAATAACCGAAGTGCTCGCGCAAAACCGCGTCGGGATGGGTATCTGTCACGTCATCGAAGGGCGGCGGGTCTTTGAACACCTGACCCCCGACGAGAACCTGACCGCTGCTGCGCCGCGCGGAATGTCCCGATCGGCGCTGAATGCGGAAAAAGAAAAGATTTACGACTATTTCCCACGACTTGCCGAACGCCGCAATTCGCAAGCAGGCTATTTGTCTGGTGGCGAGCAACAGATGCTGGCCATCGGCAGGGCGCTGGTGACGCAGCCGAAACTGTTGATGCTCGACGAACCAAGTCTCGGCCTTGCCCCGTTCCTGGTCGAGGAAATCTTCGGCATCCTGCAAAAGATCAATCAGGAGGAGGGCGTATCCGTCCTGCTGGTGGAGCAGAACGCGCTGGCCGCTCTGGAGATTGTTTCGCAAGGGTATCTGATTGAGAACGGCCGCGTTGTCATGCACGGCACGGCCGAGGCGCTCAAATCCAACTCCGACATTCAGGAATTTTATCTAGGCGGCGGAGAGACCGACTTTCACAACGTCAAGCACTACAGCCGACGCAAACGTTGGTTGAGTTGA
- a CDS encoding branched-chain amino acid ABC transporter permease translates to MFYRLSGVHHANYVSDSRIFKVPADRNLAVFIFLIGLAAPFIIPSLYLNSYMLPWLIWTAAALGLNLVTGWAGQLHLGYAAVMAVGAYSAIHAARFGVPWEFALIIGGLTSSVIGSLFAFAALRVKGLYLALTTLAMQFVMDWVLTHSPAISGGSHASLQSPTLAFLGQDITSDTGFYYVAFGWCVLVTIFMLNLKRTGLGRALVAVREKDFAAAILGVNSFYYKILAFATSSFIAGVSGALLVATFFFLAAPEQFSVTVSIQVLAMVIVGGLGSVIGSYFGVALILLVPGLVNGLVVTVSEGLGMQINVETLAHIPNAVYGALIVIILLIEPLGLGKLYGNIRDYLMVWPFDQFKK, encoded by the coding sequence ATGTTTTATAGACTTTCCGGCGTCCATCACGCCAACTATGTATCCGATAGTCGTATCTTCAAGGTACCTGCTGACCGGAACCTGGCTGTATTCATCTTCCTGATTGGACTTGCCGCGCCATTCATCATACCGTCGCTCTACCTGAACAGTTACATGCTTCCGTGGCTGATCTGGACGGCCGCCGCCCTTGGACTTAACCTGGTGACAGGTTGGGCTGGCCAACTTCACTTGGGCTATGCTGCGGTCATGGCCGTCGGGGCGTATTCGGCGATCCACGCGGCGCGTTTCGGCGTGCCATGGGAATTCGCCCTGATCATTGGCGGGTTGACGTCATCTGTGATCGGCAGCCTGTTCGCCTTTGCCGCATTGCGGGTCAAGGGTCTCTATCTCGCACTCACGACTCTTGCGATGCAATTCGTGATGGACTGGGTTCTGACCCACTCGCCGGCGATTTCAGGGGGCTCGCACGCATCGCTCCAGTCACCAACTTTGGCGTTTCTTGGGCAGGATATTACCTCTGATACCGGTTTTTACTATGTCGCCTTCGGATGGTGTGTGTTGGTGACGATCTTCATGCTGAATCTCAAACGCACTGGGCTTGGTCGTGCCCTGGTCGCGGTACGCGAAAAAGACTTTGCTGCCGCGATCCTGGGTGTGAACAGTTTCTATTACAAGATCCTAGCCTTCGCGACTTCGTCTTTCATCGCGGGCGTCAGTGGTGCTTTGCTTGTCGCCACCTTCTTCTTTCTTGCCGCGCCGGAGCAGTTTTCGGTCACCGTATCTATCCAGGTTCTTGCGATGGTGATCGTTGGCGGCCTCGGCAGCGTAATCGGATCCTATTTCGGTGTTGCTCTGATCCTTCTTGTCCCCGGTTTGGTGAACGGTCTCGTCGTCACGGTGAGCGAGGGGCTTGGTATGCAGATCAATGTTGAAACGCTCGCTCACATCCCGAATGCGGTCTATGGCGCACTGATCGTCATTATCCTTCTGATCGAACCGCTCGGTTTGGGAAAACTCTACGGCAACATCAGAGACTATCTGATGGTCTGGCCCTTCGATCAGTTCAAGAAATAA